Proteins found in one Mustela lutreola isolate mMusLut2 chromosome 10, mMusLut2.pri, whole genome shotgun sequence genomic segment:
- the LOC131809473 gene encoding rho GTPase-activating protein 29-like encodes MSSADDLDEREPPSPSEAGPNSLGTFKKTLMSKAALTHKFRKLRSPTKCRDCEGIVVFQGVECEECLLVCHRKCLENLVIICGHQKLPGKIHLFGAEFIQVAKKEPDGIPFVLKICASEIENRALCLQGIYRVCGNKIKTEKLCQALENGMHFVDISEFSSHDICDVLKLYLRQLPEPFILFRLYKEFIDLAKEIQHVNEEQESKKDNPEDKKWPSTCIEINRILIKSKDLLRQLPVSNFNSLHYLIVHLKRVVDHAEENKMNSKNLGVIFGPSLIRPRPTTAPVTISSLAEYSNQARLVEFLITYSQKIFDGSLQPQEVVVYSTGGGVPHVDQGCLPKPLLSQEERDPEHSMKTLFFSSKEDMHTVDSETKIFEPATSFEESERKQNALEKCDTFLIDNKVGLLVNQELESASQKMEDICKTSKPLTLKSERETNSVERHAPRTKVRPASLPVDRLLLLASPPNERTVRNMGNVNSDKFCKNPTFDGVSRKDIPTIVCSKLDGFDQQTLQKTRERQYEQNGLSAKTAAGMGTVSVRIGGDQPDSAPWPSKPYTEPVRSVRQVSERRSSDSCPPAAVRAPRTLQPQHWTTFYKPRAPTSSLRGDEERLTTPSPALPPSTVPTPQGPLLKTVPASDKAPAASTQSTSKPGENSEERDLLEVPPACQRPRLKRMQQFEDLEDEIPQFV; translated from the exons AAGCTG GACCCAATTCCCTTGGAACATTTAAGAAAACATTGATGTCAAAGGCAGCTCTCACTCACAAGTTTCGAAAATTGAGGTCCCCCACAAAATGTAGGGATTGTGAAGGCATTGTAGTATTCCAAGGTGTTGAATGTGAAGAG TGTCTCCTTGTTTGTCACCGTAAGTGTTTGGAAAACTTAGTCATCATTTGTGGTCATCAGAAACTTCCAGGGAAAATACACTTATTTGGAGCAGAATTCATACAAGTTGCAAAAAAGGAACCAGATGGCATCCCTTTTGTACTCAAAATATGTGCCTCAGAGATTGAAAATAGAGCCTTGTGTTTACAG GGAATTTATCGTGTAtgtggaaacaaaataaaaactgaaaaactgtgTCAAGCCTTGGAAAACGGAATGCACTTCGTAGACATTTCAGAATTTAGTTCACACGACATTTGTGATGTCTTGAAATTATACCTTCGACAG ctcCCAGAACCATTCATTTTATTCCGATTGTACAAGGAATTTATAGACCTTGCAAAAGAGATCCAACATGTAAATGAAGAACAAGAGTCAAAAAAGGATAACCCTGAGGACAAAAAATGGCCGAGTACATGTATAGAAATAAACAGAATTCTTATAAAAAGCAAAGACCTTCTAAGACAACTGCCAGTGTCAAATTTTAACAGTCTTCATTATCTCATAGTTCATCTTAAGCG AGTCGTAGAtcatgcagaagaaaacaaaatgaactccAAAAACTTGGGGGTAATATTCGGACCTAGTCTTATTAGGCCAAGGCCCACAACTGCTCCTGTCACCATCTCCTCTCTCGCCGAATACTCAAACCAAGCCCGGTTGGTGGAATTCCTCATCACTTACTCACAGAAGATCTTCGATGGATCCCTGCAGCCACAAGAGGTGGTCGTGTATAGTACAGGTGGTGGTGTACCTCATGTTGATCAAGGTTGCCTTCCAAAGCCTCTTTTATCACAAGAGGAAAGAGACCCAGAACATTCTATGAAGACACTGTTTTTCTCTTCAAAGGAG GATATGCACACTGTGGATAGTGAGACCAAAATTTTTGAGCCAGCTACATCATTTGAGGAATCAGAACGGAAGCAAAATGCATTAGAAAAATGTGATACGTTTCTCATTG acAACAAAGTGGGTCTGCTTGTAAACCAAGAGCTTGAGTCAGCATCACAAAAGATGGAAGATATCTGTAAAACTTCCAAGCCACTTactttgaaatcagaaagggaaacaaacagTGTTGAAAGGCATGCTCCACGGACCAAAGTTAGACCCGCAAGTTTGCCTGTAGATAGACTACTACTTCTTGCAAGCCCTCCTAATGAGAGAACTGTCAGAAATATGGGAAATGTAAATTCAGACAAGTTTTGCAAGAATCCTACCTTTGATGGAGTTAGTAGGAAGGATATTCCTACTATTGTCTGTTCCAAATTGGACGGTTTTGACCAGCAAACTCTACAAAAAACTCGGGAGAGACAGTATGAACAAAATGGCCTCAGTGCTAAGACTGCAGCGGGAATGGGAACTGTGAGCGTCAGGATCGGTGGGGACCAGCCAGACAGCGCCCCCTGGCCCAGTAAGCCATACACAGAACCAGTCAGGTCAGTGAGACAGGTGTCAGAGAGACGGTCCTCTGACTCCTGCCCTCCTGCGGCTGTCAGAGCACCCCGAACGCTGCAGCCCCAACACTGGACCACGTTTTACAAACCACGTGCTCCCACCAGCAGCCTGCGAGGGGATGAGGAGAGGCTCACAACCCCCTCCCCAGCACTGCCTCCCAGCAcagtccccaccccccagggacCCCTGCTAAAAACAGTCCCAGCCTCCGACAAGGCACCTGCTGCCTCCACGCAGTCCACCAGCAAGCCGGGAGAGAACTCTGAGGAGCGGGACTTGCTGGAAGTGCCTCCCGCGTGTCAGAGACCGAGACTAAAACGAATGCAACAGTTTGAAGACCTGGAAGACGAAATCCCACAGTTTGTGTAG